GACGTCACCGTTGATGACGACGGAGGGGACAGTATCGTCGGCATGGGCTCGCCTAAGATTATCAAGCTCGTCATCCCGCCGGTGCATGACGACACCGCTGACAGCGTCGCGTTCACTGGCTCGAGTCCCAATCATTCCCAGACCCAGACCTCCGTCTCTGCTCCTAAGATTGCCTACAACCCCATAACTGGTCACGACATGTACAGCCCCGAGGATGCTGCTGCTATCCGCCAGTCgatcctcgccatcccACCTTCCCATGAAGAGATGGGTGACGACCACTCCGAGCGGTCGTATGGCGGTGTCATGATGGGTGATGACCTCTCCGAACGCTCATAcagtgacgacgagatggatGACGACCGCTCTGAGCACTCGTTTGATGAAGACAGAGTCTCCGAGCGGTCGTTTGACGAAGAGAGAATCTCTGAGCACTcgtacgacgacgacagaGTTTTCGTGCATTCGTTTGGCGTTGACGTAGTCTGCGAGCACCGGaatgacgagggcgactcCATCAGCGATAACGAGCACCGTCACAACGACTATCTCGAGAGCGACGAAGACGGAATGAGGGGCAAGGAGCGCATGGGCGATGTCGAAGCCGAGGActccgacgacgacatgtCGGAGAACATGGACTACAGTGATGACGACCTATCCGACCATGATGACGAGGGCTCGGATGGCTCCGATGACAACATCTCCGTGCGCTCtgatgaagaagagggcgaggcgatCGACTCTAGAGACGTCGACCTTCATTCGCAGCGgacgagcgacgaggagggcgagaatGAGAACAAGAAGGAGCCCAGGGCGTACTCTCAGTTCCTCTATGACCCTTTCGCCGATCTCGAGTCTATAGCGTTTTACCATTCGCTACCCCACGCGGACGTCGTTCCCAGCTCCGTGCCGGAGGAGACCGACTTCGTCCAGTCCGCTGATAACGCTGTTGTTCAAGTCGTCGATGAGTTCGACGACGTCATGACCGAGGCGTCTCGCCTTGGGGTTATTGAAgtcatcgacgaggcccCACCCAAGGACGTGCTCAAGGATGTGGGTGATGATGGCGAAATCCTAGTGGCTTCCTCCGAGTGAGTCGACTCTCATGATCTGAGGCTGACAATCTAGGCAGGCTGCTACAAGAAGCACGGACAAGGGGTACAGCTTCACTGCCATCAACCGCGAGCACTCTCCGACCTACAGCCCGTCAAGCCCAGCGGAGTCGCGCTTGAGATCACCCGTCACCGTTGCCTGGGAGCCCCGTTCTAGCGCTGCGTTCTCCGACGTGGCTAACTCCGGTCTCAGCAGCGTCTCTCCGCGTTACGTCCCGTTCTTTCCTCGGTCGTCAACTGCCAACAGCAGCGAGTTGGAGCACGACGAGGCACACGAAGGCTTGTGGAGCCAAGGGCTGCATCCCGAGTTGCCCAGCGTCGTCATGATTCCTGATGAGATCGAGGAGCCCAGATATGACGAGGCTGATGAGAGCGACGCGGAGATGGAGACTGCAACCCCAAACATGCAGGAGGTGATCTACTCTatccctccttcccctccaGCCTCGACTAGCAGCTCTGTCGCGGAGCGCGTCGATtacaaggtcgaggcggttCGCACGGCTGTTCCccccacgccgccgtctcCGGCATACAAGGCTCTCGCACCCGAGGTCTCCACCTCGGACGCGTCTTCAATTACCCTGTCCACGGCGACCATGGACGCTGCTACCAACACTAGCGCGCCAACTCcccgcaagcgcaagctctCGGTCGTCGAAGAGGAGGCTTCCGCTGGGCACGCCAAATCGGGCGCTGTTGTCGTTCCCACAGACATTTCTACTCGCCCaactcgccgtcgtcgcaTTGGGACGTTTGTGACGGGTGTTGCACTTGGCGTCGGCATTGGCGTCGTCTCGACTTTTGGTGCGCTGtaccagctcggcgcggagTAGTGTACATAACCGTTGTATGCTGGCCACTTTGGCCCATATCAGTCCATGTATGTATAGTTGTGAGAGTGGGTGATGCGGTAGTGAGTCGGGCCAGAGGGACGCGATGAAGGGTGAAGGAGAGATTGTGATATTAGCCAAGCTCGGCTCAATGCATTAGCATCTGTAGCAGGAAGTAGGGCCCTAGCTTGCTCGTCGTTCAGAGACGTCGATGCTCACCTGCAGCTGGCAGTCGGTTATCAGAGTTCTCAGCTTCCTACAGCGCCGTGGCTGCCCAGCAGACCGATCCGATCAGTCCGCATTGTCATGGTTGGGGCCGGTGGCCTGCGGTCCACACCCCCCATCGGCTTGCGCCCTCGCACATCACACATGCTCCCATAtccctccactccactccacaACATCACACCATGCCATCTCGAGATCTCACCACCCCAATTCAATACCTCCAAACAGGTTGTGCGCGGAGCAAAAGGAATTATACCCCCGATGAGGATTGAACTCATGACCTTCCGCGTTAGGTATGTAAAGCGGACGCTCTAGCCAACTGAGCCACAGGAGTAACCGCTGAACCAAGGTATCAGCACGGAATCAAAATGTTGACACCGCATATGTCATCAATGCAGAtctgccccactcccaaTCTTGCCATTCTGGCCTGACACTTCTAATCCGTCGTATCCTATTAGGCACAAGCAGGCCAATCCTAATCCCACCCATTCCGGACACTGGTCGCGCGCCAGGTCATCGCGTCATGCCGCCACTTGAACGCTCTGCACTCGTTCTCGTCCATCACTCGTTCTCCTACATCAATCCAACGCCTGTGGCAAGCGCTACACAAACGCTCATCCCCGTACACTTCGCTACTGGCACCGACCGCCCCCGTCACACAACCTACGCCTCCACGACGATATCATGGGCCAGGCAGAGTCCTCCGTCTTCTCCAACCTGGAGAAGAACTCGAACTGTACGTTGCCGCAGTGTTGAGACTAGATGCTGACGCGCTCTACGTTTCTacctctgcctctgcctcaTCCTCCACGTCTATCTTGTGCTCTGCGCGTCTTACACGCCTCCCCCTCGTGATGCCGCGTCATCACCTATACGCCGCGTTCGATTCGTTGCCTGTCGCCGTCTGCCGACTGATGGCTGTGTCGCtgtctcctccttccttgcTCACCGCGTTCTTTTACGATCTTTCCCCCCTTCTTCGTCGATCTCGCTCTACCCTCTCCACGCTCCTCTCTTCTCCAACGCTCTGCGCTCTACGCGTGCGCACACGCTCGCCGCCTCACCCCTTCGTCACCCCACAGTCTCGGGGCCCGAGCTCCTGCGACTCAAGAAGCGCTTCATGAAGCTCGACAAGGATGGTTCGGGGTCGATTgacaaggacgagttcCTCCAGATCCCCCAGATCGCGACGAACCCGCTGGCACACCGCATGATCGCCATCTTTGACGAGGAGTGAGTCCCGCGGGTGTGAGGGTGGGGCATGGAGTGTAGCAAGGAGGCAAGGGGgatggatgggatgggatggacGGAGCTCGGTGCGGAAGGCGCAGGGGCGGACATGTTCTGCTGCCATGGATCCATGCcctgctcggcgacacCCCTGCTCAGCTCTTTTTGCCCTCGACAACGTCTCCAGCTTCGAAGCGCAAATCACAGCTGACACATAGCGGCTCTGGCACCGTCGACTTCCAGGAGTTTGTAGGCGGCTTAAGCGCGTTCTCGTCCAAGGGAGGGCGCGATGAGAAACTGCGTTGTGAGTCGCGCCGCGTCAACATATGCTGCATATCACATTCCGCGTCCGCCGCTCGGGCCCTCTGACACCAGTCGCGTTCAAGGTGTACGACATGGACCGCGACGGATACATTTCGAACGGCGAGCTGTATCTCGTGCTCAAGCAGATGGTCGGGAACAACCTCAAGGACCAGCAGTTACAGCAGATTGTCGACAAGACGATCATGGaggccgacaaggacggGTGAGCCAAGTGAATTCTTtaactgacagcagcgacgGCAAACTTTCGTTCGAGGAGTTTACCGACATGGTCGCCAACACAGACATTGTCAAGTGAGCTGCAGCACCACGACCctagctgacatcaggcaAATGACGCTGGAGGACTTGTTCTAAGTCTCTTCTCTTGTTCCTCATTGATACCCATGACCGCGATGCCACGTCCGCTATATGAACTGTGGTGCTGACTCGTGAACTAGCTGATGCTCTGACTCGTGCTATTCCGATTGCTCACACCCACGGCACTGCACTAAACCGTTGACCCGTTCATACCTGGAATACTCTCTCCAATTGCATACCCAAGGTGCTCCTCGCGTGGTATACCCTATGCAGTGACAGAAAACATGAAGCAGTGTACCGGACATGCGATATGGTGACAACAAAATAACGTGCGAGACCGAGATGAGAGCTAGACGCTCTTGAGGCTGCTgaccttgacgacgacatAGACAATAATAGCCGCCACGGCAATCAGAGTCTTGGGTCAGCGCGCCTTTGTTTTTTTTTGTTTTTTTTGGCAAACTCACGAGAATGAGGGGAACGACAAACATGGGGTTACGCCAGATGGTGCGGCGCCTCTCAGCGAGGAAGCTGCTCTCCTTATCGTGGCTCTTGGCGACGGTACTGAGGCGCTTCCAGAAGTCGACGGTCGAGTATATGCTCTTGCGCCCTGCCACACGGGTACGTGGTCCAGCCTGAcgggcgcgcggcgagaacggcgtaaacacctcctcctctccctcgcggAACGTGGCGTTCTTTTCGCGAAGATAGTCGTGTCCGCGAATACTGGCATTATCGTTGGACGGGCTGAGCGACGGCGCCATTGGCGAAAAGTGGGCGCGGGGGGGCGCGGCAAGCATTGGCGAAACGGGGGCAGCACCGGCGAAAACGGGGAGGGCGACCTGGACGGCGGGGCGTTGGGCCGGGTGTTGGGGCCTGGGCTGCAGGATACTGGTCGGCTGGGTGGGGTATgactgctgctgctggggGAAGGGCGCCTGATTTGCGCCCGTACTGGACGCTGGCATTGGAAAGTTGACTCCGTTTGGCTTTGGGAGCGAGTCACCACGAGGTGGAGGGCCGGGAGTCACGCGAGGCGGATTAGCCCCGACGCGAGTCGGGGCGATATCACTCACAtccgagaagaaggagcggTGGTTGTCTTCCATCTGGTCCCCGTCGAAACTCTGGACGCGCGCATGAAGGGTCATGCTACTATACTCTGGCGGTTGGGATTGGACGATTGTACTGCTGCGCGCACGGTTGCGGGGCTTTGGCTCGTCACTCTCCCAGTCACCGGCGCTCATGAGTAGGCCGCCGATGGAGCTTAGGTTTGTCGAGTTGCGGTCGGCGTTTGCGGCGGGTGCGGCGAGGTTCGTGACGGAAGCGTTAGGGGTTGCGAAGGGGTTCGTGTTGGGCGAGtgaggagagtgaggagagggaggagagggcggGGCGGGATGAGATGgggcgtgcgcgcgccgaACCTCGTACATCTGGGGGATACGGGCTGCCATGACGGATTAGAAGATGGAGGGCGTAGATGTGCGTAGATAGACGTGGGTTAAGCTTCGAATGATAGGGTACTGGGCCTAGATGCGATggacgatggcgatggagTTGGGGCCAGGTGACGATGCGATTAGGCGAAAGGCCGGAAGTCTGGAGGTCTGGAAGTCTGGAAAGAGTGTGGTAAACGAGTGTGTCGCGGTGCGCTGTAGCTGAAAGCAAACAAGCTGACACCTTGGTATTGGGTACGGTTATGGAATCGATGAGAAAATGGGAAGAACAACGATACGCTCACTTCATCCTTGTCAGTCGCAGTCCGTGGCATGGAGAagtggtgtggtgtggtaTGGTGGGTCCAagctgtggctgtggctgttGGCTGTGGCTGACGCACACGTCGCGTTCTTATCCTCCTCCAAGTCTGCCCCATGGCATGTGGCGCTTCATCCCTCGTCCCTTTCTTTTTCCTTATCCTGCGTCACAGACCGTTCCAAAATCCGACATGTCCTGTGGTCCTGCTTCAGGAGATTGCTCGCGCCGAATAATACGCGCCATGTCCGACTTGAAACGCGCACTCTGAGGATTTGAGGTGCTGGGTGGATCTTGCTGGTGTTGCTTGTGTTGCTGGTGTTGGCGTGCGACCTGCCGTGGTACTGTAAGCCACTCTTGGCTGTGACCACGATCACTCCAACTCGATGCGATGCGATGCGGTTCTGGGCTTGATTTCAGCGCAGCGATTCAACTCGAGTTCAGAAAGATCCAGATCCAGACTTTGGCTTTGCCACTcggtcctcgtcgctcagTGACGCGTTGAACGCGAGCCATGTTGTAGAGACCTAGTGGCGCtgaggtcgacgccagTCGATGCCGCAGACCTTGGATCTCAACATGTCACTGAATGCTGATCTTTGATCATACAGTAAGACATGGGAATCTGCGGGTCGCGTGCACACCGGGAGCAGGGTAACACTGAGTGTCACTCAAGCCAAGTCAAGCCTGGGCTCGGTGTGACCGTGTGATCCGGTACGTGTTTCTGGGAGAGCAGAGAGCAGTGCAGAGGAGCAGAGATGACGCTGGATTTGATTCAGGTGAATGGCAAAAGGTGGCAAATGTCGACAGTAGACGGGACGGGACTGAACATGAGCCCTGACATTTCATCCCTGTCGTTTAACACAACCACGTCGCGTCTGAGTTTAGTCACGTGAATCGCCTGTCGCGTGGCTTTGTTTATGTGAAACTCCCTTTAGCGTTGTTCAGAtttgggtggaggtgaggaggtagAACGGGGTTCTGGGCTCCTTGAAGATGACTAACCTGTTCTTTACCATTGCCTTTTTGCCATTTTGCCCTTTTTACATTTTTGCCCCTTTGTGCCCATGCTCCTTTTGCTCCAGGAATATCTACGGTTCAAAAACCCAAgccacccaccccacaaACAAGCACCACGCGCTCACAATAGTCGTCGCATCCCCCTTCCCTGAACACTTTGAGGCCTGGATACATTCTACGCATCGACGCTCCTCCAACAAAAGACGAGTGGCAAAATGGACGTTATTGTTCTGACATGCGTCGGGGTTGAGAGGGAGGGATTTGGTCAACGAGTAGAAATGACGACAAAGTGAGGATTGTCTTGTTCTGCAAACGTAAAGAGATCTGATCAAGTTGGATTAGAGTGCGTTAGTAAGGGGGAAACTGTACGGCAGTCAGAAGACTATAAACTCAAGTTGGACAGAGTAAAGTTGGTGTTCCCTTAGATGCCTCGGGGGAATCCCTGCCCAGTTACTTGGCATTAACACCCAGAAAACTACCAATGTATCGTTCAGCCCTGACACAACCGGTAGAAGTGATATAGGTCCCTCTTTTTGACCCTGCCTTTCCCCTGAGATTAGCTCCACCACATGGTGATTTAATGTTGCCTGACCGTTATTCCCTTGGTTACCCTTTGATGCTTGGGCTATTGTGCCCAAAGTCATCCACTAGGTTCTGACCCACCCCCCAGAGTCTTGTACGTAGGTAGGTCGGAGGTTGCACTGACCCAGTTGCCTAACCGCAAACGACATGTCCGTTCGCTACAAGACAGCACGCTGGATGCATCGACTAGCACTTAGCTCCCTATCATAAGGTACCAAAGATTGCCTGGACCTTTGGACCTGagacgaggagaggggaaTGCTGGGTTGCAAAGGCCGTTCCTTATTTACCGGTCTACTCCTTGATACAATGCACCTGACTGGTCTTAAGCTCCATCTTTACACTTAGATCGATCTCAAATAACCATTCATTACCTTTGAATATACCAGTTAGGCCCAGTTATTGAGTTGACGTGTGGTTATAGTAAACGGGTACACCTTGACGTTGccctctcgccctctcctTAACTCATTGTGGTTGGCAACTGGAACGCCACACACTATCTCACACCTTTGAACATCACCCACAATCCTTCCACCCTACATACAGACGTCCACACGCACATCACAACCCCCAATATTCCTACTACAACGACAAGTTGAACAAACGCCCCTTGGAATTCCTACCCTTATCCACACAAACAcacctctcctcccttctACCTCCCTCCTAAcactctccctctcctctcaatctcctcaACTTGGGCACAAGGTTACAAGGTTGATTGCTAGCCGCGACCCACACAGCATCGGTCCGGTTCAAAGTCAAGCCACAAAGCCCCGTCATTCCCGTTCCCTTTGCAACCTTGCATCTGGactccgccgccaccacagCACCCCATCTCGTTACCCTAGAGCTTGGAGCTTGGAGCCTGGAGCTTGGAGCCTGGAGCCTGGAGCGCGGATTtcttccctcctcacctGGACCATTTCAACCTTCTGATTTCCAAACTCCCTGGGCTCAACCACCACTGGCCACCCaaccaaccccaaccccacaccacaccacatCCACCTGCACGACACGTTCCAACCCAACCTTCTCATTCATTCGATTCCCCTCCTACCGCCTAGCCTAGCTGCCCTCAATCGATCACTCGGAGCCAAGCCCGAGATCGTTCGCAACTCACTTGCGCAGTCCCAACAGAGGCTGCAAAGAGATTCCATCCTTGGTCGTCCCTTTGGGTGCTACGCCTGTCACCACACACACGCCCACACACACGCTCTCTCTCagtctctctctctctctctcttccaTAAGCACACACATCGGCACATCGGCACGGTAGTTGCTGTTCCCGCCCCCGCAAAGTCAATCTGACAACTTTGTGTCACTAGTCGTCATCCACAATCTCACTTGTTGAAAATGTTTGGCCAAAGGAACAGGAAGAGCTTCTCGGCACCAAAGATTGTGAGTTGTCATTGCTTGCCTCTGAATGTGTGGAACTTTGTAACTTTGCTCGGTTGGTTGCAAAGGGATAGACTGAATTGTGTGCATCTCCAGGTTGTGGATCAATGTGCCAAGGCCATCCAACGCCTCAGGACCCCCAAGTGCCCCTCCGCAGTCCCCCAATGCACCCAACAGTTTACTTTGCGCTACATCTTTCCTTATCTCTGCTCTTCATCAtccatcctccacctctTGACACCGTCGCTGACACTCGTACTCTCATTCTATCCATTTTTCATCAACTGCCAACACCACGCTGTCACTCCCCTCTACCCTCCTCACTCGCTCGACTTGTTCTGAcactccatctccatcgcACACCCGGGGCGTTCACTTTCATTCCTCTCTTCATCGTTACTGTCTTGttgccctcggcgccctcTCACGCCCTCTTACACTACGCCTACCATGTCCATACGACGCCTCTCGTCACAGTTTGGTGGTACTGGCAACAGCGGCTCCGGCACATCCCCTCTCCTTGCATCGGCACATACACCAGCCAGCGAATACGCAAGGCTCTCGGAAACATCTCTCGCAGGCAACGACAGCCCAAATTCCAGCATGCGCGGCCCGGGAGGTACTCGCTACGGACCCCAAGCGACCGTCTCGTCGTTCACGAGTGCCCGATACGGCCCCACGGCTGACtcaccgtcctcgtccagccATGGGCATTACGCTGTGCAGGTCGAGCCAGTGGCGTTACGAACGGCAGGTTCCGGCGCTGGAACGGGGCCGATGTCTGGTatcgacgaggctgacCTTGACGACCAATTGCACACCTTCACCGCCGCAGAGAAGAAGGATCTTACCGCACCCTTCACGTTCAGGTCGTGGCGTGGATGGGCCAACGCCCTGACCCTGCTCGTCATGCTGTCCGGCTTTGTCGTCCTCTTTG
Above is a genomic segment from Cutaneotrichosporon cavernicola HIS019 DNA, chromosome: 1 containing:
- the CNB1 gene encoding uncharacterized protein (EF-hand domain); translated protein: MGQAESSVFSNLEKNSNFSGPELLRLKKRFMKLDKDGSGSIDKDEFLQIPQIATNPLAHRMIAIFDEDGSGTVDFQEFVGGLSAFSSKGGRDEKLRFAFKVYDMDRDGYISNGELYLVLKQMVGNNLKDQQLQQIVDKTIMEADKDGDGKLSFEEFTDMVANTDIVKQMTLEDLF